Proteins encoded in a region of the Pseudomonas denitrificans (nom. rej.) genome:
- the mksB gene encoding Mks condensin complex protein MksB gives MIDPRRVLRALAEHWVLLEPLCERFDAGTLSLVELRIQLTSQLPDSTPVDITALLDQWVRLDILVPVAKSPNRFELNAQIHDFLAYLRQEHRLGLCLEIEAYLRHLERLAGYIREAFEARDGNDLARQLRLLDMRVRDVLKKLANDEQALVAVAERAKTQDRQIPLRQRYAEVLATWDEYVEPMIQLVSADGAFEQGVHRVEQVLLRLLSEQARLGQLVDDDQLLRTHARILEMQTTAQLTLRRARELLLPLREEARRHNAITRGAALALSVIRRKGIDAVPQAALPMFTRPQSNFLGTASQVESYVFALASFQPKPAHFPKASGNRKSDGPQRSPRTAREMLDRCQAALPLPDLMQWLLEQEPEGATDELLYWFSRLSRDARFQRDRLDRRQYDTLQHSVSLCSFALIAGPTAGKDSKSESHAD, from the coding sequence ATGATCGACCCACGACGCGTACTACGCGCCCTCGCCGAACACTGGGTGCTGCTCGAACCGCTGTGCGAGCGCTTCGACGCCGGCACCCTGAGCCTGGTGGAGCTGCGCATCCAGCTCACCAGCCAGTTGCCCGACAGCACCCCGGTGGACATCACCGCCCTGCTCGACCAGTGGGTCCGCCTGGACATCCTCGTCCCGGTGGCCAAGAGCCCCAACCGCTTCGAGCTGAACGCACAGATCCACGACTTCCTCGCCTACCTGCGCCAGGAACACCGTCTGGGTCTGTGCCTGGAGATCGAAGCCTACCTGCGCCACCTCGAGCGTCTGGCCGGCTACATCCGCGAAGCTTTCGAAGCACGCGACGGCAACGACCTGGCCCGCCAGCTGCGCCTGCTCGACATGCGCGTGCGCGACGTGCTGAAGAAGCTCGCCAACGATGAACAGGCGCTGGTCGCCGTGGCCGAACGCGCCAAGACCCAGGACCGGCAGATTCCACTACGCCAGCGCTACGCGGAAGTCCTGGCGACCTGGGACGAGTACGTCGAGCCGATGATCCAGCTGGTCTCCGCCGACGGCGCCTTCGAACAGGGCGTGCATCGCGTGGAGCAGGTGCTGCTGCGCCTGCTCAGCGAACAGGCGCGCCTCGGTCAGCTGGTTGACGACGACCAGCTGCTGCGCACCCACGCGCGCATCCTGGAAATGCAGACCACTGCCCAGCTCACCCTGCGCCGCGCCCGCGAACTGCTCCTGCCGCTGCGCGAAGAAGCGCGCCGGCACAACGCGATCACCCGTGGCGCCGCGCTGGCCCTGTCGGTCATCCGTCGCAAAGGCATCGACGCCGTGCCCCAGGCAGCCCTGCCGATGTTCACCCGGCCGCAGAGCAACTTCCTCGGCACCGCCTCGCAGGTCGAGAGCTACGTCTTCGCCCTCGCCAGCTTCCAGCCAAAGCCGGCGCACTTCCCCAAGGCCAGCGGCAATCGCAAGAGCGACGGCCCGCAGCGCTCGCCGCGCACTGCCCGGGAAATGCTCGACCGCTGCCAGGCCGCGCTGCCGCTGCCGGACCTCATGCAGTGGCTGCTGGAACAGGAGCCCGAAGGCGCGACCGACGAACTGCTCTACTGGTTCTCGCGTCTGTCGCGCGATGCCCGCTTCCAGCGCGACCGCCTCGATCGCCGCCAATACGACACTCTCCAGCACAGCGTCAGCCTGTGCTCCTTCGCCCTGATCGCCGGCCCGACCGCTGGCAAGGACAGCAAGAGCGAATCGCATGCAGATTAA
- the mksE gene encoding Mks condensin complex protein MksE gives MQINLTEMTQLAPIFRELFKGFHISRRDPELYSQLSNQQDAYRALFRSLGYELVCDTRGFYYFVPEQVGAQVNKTAQRLALFTFILVEHLADQGRDPLAVLDGGSIGRDELPPLLEKYRDLFLQAEVTTQEELEEKVMRRLTQLGFAAEDNGVYRFLPPIHRFLDVCLSVQQDRDLAANLHASEMQFSAPVLMEEDDEPVVILESYTADADEEIVAISEPVEAAAVEAAADAAIEDESEEDALARAIAEEQADMEAQA, from the coding sequence ATGCAGATTAATCTCACCGAAATGACCCAGCTCGCGCCGATCTTCCGCGAGCTGTTCAAGGGCTTCCACATCAGCCGCCGCGACCCGGAGCTGTACAGCCAGCTGTCCAACCAGCAGGACGCCTACCGCGCGCTGTTTCGCAGCCTGGGCTACGAGCTGGTCTGCGATACCCGCGGCTTCTACTACTTCGTGCCCGAACAGGTCGGCGCCCAGGTGAACAAGACCGCCCAGCGCCTGGCGCTGTTCACCTTCATCCTCGTCGAGCACCTGGCCGACCAGGGCCGCGACCCGCTGGCCGTCCTCGACGGCGGCAGCATCGGCCGCGACGAGCTGCCGCCGCTGCTGGAGAAATACCGCGACCTGTTCCTGCAGGCCGAGGTGACCACCCAGGAAGAACTGGAAGAGAAGGTCATGCGCCGCCTCACCCAGCTCGGCTTCGCCGCCGAGGACAACGGCGTGTACCGCTTCCTGCCGCCGATCCACCGCTTCCTCGATGTCTGCCTGTCGGTCCAGCAGGACCGCGACCTGGCCGCCAACCTGCACGCCAGTGAAATGCAGTTCAGCGCTCCGGTGCTGATGGAAGAAGACGACGAGCCGGTGGTGATCCTCGAAAGCTATACCGCCGATGCCGACGAAGAGATCGTTGCCATCAGCGAACCCGTCGAGGCCGCTGCCGTTGAAGCTGCCGCCGACGCCGCCATTGAAGACGAGAGCGAAGAAGACGCCCTCGCCCGCGCCATTGCCGAAGAACAAGCCGACATGGAGGCCCAGGCATGA
- the mksF gene encoding Mks condensin complex protein MksF codes for MTQERYGIRRFALLNTAGYSLGIFPLEQPLSVYGANNLGKSASINALQFPILARMSDMSFGKYSLEASRKFYFATDTSYILVELDLPNGRHVIGVGGRGPGGGFGHQFFAYQGELDLEHYQKNGTCLRLRELYANLEREGIKSYELKPDELRRLLVGGHTSIPLDLTLIPLRSTSEQSLKTFRSLFINLLHMREITAAKLKQLFLDAFEHSLRSGSVDYIAACEEAFRDVRRMEGDYQALVAAGPLVEALANGVQQRELLRGKMHRLSPLLDNLLGTWEDYSGARKEELVIQSEHYRREQDGLQNEQRGSTAELMRLEREISEIQRWMGELAVLKNRFALVDDVKVLEQQLLAAKDAHDELAGALAHSRQFSSEDLEERMRDLEKRLKGVRQQLDHADNNSYARLREEFSQQDVERLMRLFNGALFSLPLGEKGVDLDEAGQWVGSVEKILDAFKGERFEVPGLTIDLSTIEPPALQALADRAALRDQKERLEKELKQLKTQQAVAADRNASKAQADKLYQDVLDAQKALEDFRRSQTLSAEEPGKLEQLAQLEATQDELKRSADAFTERVQQLSAKLQLIGRQLADMEAKQRTLDDALRRRQLLPANLPFGIPFMDPVDDSMDNLLPLLNDYQDTWQSLQRVDGQIEALYAQVRLKGVAKFDSEDDPERRLQLLINAYAHRTDEAMTLAKARRAAVTDIARTLRNIRSDYDNLEHQLALFNREINKRQVSNLQSFRIVLAPNKDALKHIDQIIHSAGQYEEGENLSVFDLTQSAEQDAKNEEAKDYLSRLVAANNNQLGLKDLFELAFEITKMGGQPIMHTDIDGAASNGTTMTIKALTNMYLLLHLMDREQAGRIRLPYYLDEAADIDERNQSALLETSLQLGFVPILASVKPQVSAQVAIDLEGGSGPNGIYIDEADWKYIRRRDTEKAAHNDVEASAEPA; via the coding sequence ATGACCCAGGAACGCTACGGCATCCGCCGCTTCGCCCTGCTCAATACCGCCGGCTACAGCCTCGGCATTTTCCCGCTGGAGCAGCCGCTGTCGGTGTACGGCGCGAACAACCTCGGCAAGTCGGCATCGATCAACGCGCTGCAGTTCCCGATCCTCGCGCGCATGTCTGACATGAGCTTCGGCAAGTACAGCCTGGAAGCCTCGCGCAAGTTCTACTTCGCCACTGACACCAGCTACATCCTGGTCGAACTGGACCTGCCCAACGGCCGCCATGTGATCGGCGTCGGCGGTCGCGGTCCGGGCGGCGGCTTCGGTCACCAGTTCTTCGCCTACCAGGGCGAGCTGGACCTGGAGCACTACCAGAAGAACGGCACCTGCCTGCGCCTGCGCGAGCTGTACGCGAACCTCGAGCGCGAGGGCATCAAGTCCTACGAGCTCAAGCCCGACGAGCTGCGCCGCCTGCTGGTTGGCGGCCACACCTCGATCCCGCTGGACCTCACCCTGATCCCGCTGCGTTCCACCAGTGAACAGAGCCTGAAGACCTTCCGCTCGCTGTTCATCAACCTGCTGCACATGCGCGAGATCACCGCCGCCAAGCTCAAGCAGCTGTTCCTCGATGCCTTCGAGCACAGCCTGCGCTCGGGCAGCGTCGACTACATCGCCGCTTGCGAGGAAGCCTTCCGCGACGTGCGCCGCATGGAAGGCGACTACCAGGCCCTGGTCGCCGCCGGCCCGCTGGTCGAGGCCCTGGCCAATGGCGTGCAGCAGCGCGAGCTGCTGCGCGGCAAGATGCACCGTCTCTCGCCGCTGCTGGATAACCTGCTGGGCACCTGGGAAGACTATTCCGGCGCGCGCAAGGAAGAGCTGGTCATCCAATCCGAGCATTACCGCCGCGAGCAGGACGGGCTGCAGAATGAGCAGCGCGGCAGCACCGCCGAACTGATGCGCCTGGAGCGCGAGATCAGCGAAATCCAGCGCTGGATGGGCGAGCTGGCCGTGCTGAAGAACCGCTTCGCGCTGGTCGACGACGTCAAGGTGCTGGAGCAGCAGCTGCTCGCCGCCAAGGACGCCCACGACGAACTGGCCGGCGCCCTGGCGCACTCCCGGCAGTTCTCCAGCGAAGACCTGGAAGAGCGCATGCGCGACCTGGAGAAGCGCCTCAAAGGCGTCCGCCAGCAGCTCGATCATGCCGACAACAACAGCTATGCCCGCCTGCGCGAGGAGTTCTCCCAGCAGGACGTCGAGCGCCTGATGCGCCTGTTCAACGGTGCACTGTTCAGCCTGCCGCTGGGCGAGAAAGGCGTGGACCTGGACGAGGCCGGCCAGTGGGTCGGCAGCGTCGAGAAGATCCTCGATGCCTTCAAGGGCGAGCGCTTCGAAGTGCCCGGCCTGACCATCGACCTCTCCACCATCGAGCCGCCGGCCCTGCAGGCCCTGGCCGACCGCGCTGCCCTGCGCGACCAGAAGGAGCGCCTGGAGAAGGAGCTCAAGCAGCTCAAGACCCAGCAGGCCGTGGCCGCCGACCGCAACGCCAGCAAGGCGCAGGCGGACAAGCTGTACCAGGACGTGCTCGACGCGCAGAAGGCGCTGGAAGACTTCCGCCGCAGCCAGACCCTGAGCGCTGAAGAGCCGGGCAAGCTGGAGCAGCTCGCCCAGCTGGAAGCCACCCAGGACGAACTCAAGCGCTCCGCCGACGCCTTCACCGAACGCGTCCAGCAGCTCTCCGCCAAGCTGCAGTTGATCGGCCGCCAGCTGGCCGACATGGAAGCCAAGCAGCGCACCCTCGACGACGCGCTGCGCCGCCGCCAGCTGCTGCCGGCCAACCTGCCCTTCGGCATCCCGTTCATGGACCCGGTCGACGACTCCATGGACAACCTGCTGCCGCTGCTCAACGACTACCAGGACACCTGGCAGTCACTGCAGCGCGTGGACGGCCAGATCGAGGCGCTGTATGCCCAGGTGCGCCTGAAGGGCGTGGCCAAGTTCGACAGCGAGGATGATCCGGAGCGTCGCCTGCAACTGCTGATCAACGCCTATGCGCACCGTACCGACGAAGCCATGACCCTGGCAAAGGCGCGCCGTGCGGCGGTCACCGACATCGCCCGTACCCTGCGCAACATCCGCAGCGACTACGACAACTTGGAACACCAGCTGGCGCTGTTCAACCGCGAGATCAACAAGCGCCAGGTGTCGAACCTGCAGAGCTTCCGCATCGTGCTGGCGCCGAACAAGGACGCGCTCAAGCACATCGACCAGATCATCCACAGCGCCGGCCAGTACGAAGAAGGCGAGAACCTCTCGGTCTTCGACCTGACCCAGAGCGCCGAGCAGGATGCCAAGAACGAGGAAGCCAAGGACTACCTGTCGCGCCTGGTGGCGGCGAACAACAACCAGCTCGGTCTGAAGGACCTGTTCGAGCTGGCGTTCGAGATCACCAAGATGGGCGGACAGCCGATCATGCACACCGACATCGACGGCGCGGCATCCAACGGCACCACCATGACCATCAAGGCGCTGACCAACATGTACCTGTTGCTGCACCTGATGGACCGCGAGCAGGCCGGCCGCATCCGTCTGCCCTATTACCTCGACGAGGCGGCGGACATCGACGAACGCAACCAGTCGGCGCTACTGGAAACCAGCCTGCAGCTGGGCTTCGTGCCCATCCTGGCGAGCGTGAAGCCGCAGGTCTCGGCCCAGGTGGCCATCGACCTGGAAGGCGGCAGCGGCCCCAACGGCATCTACATCGACGAGGCGGACTGGAAGTACATCCGCCGCCGAGATACCGAGAAGGCAGCGCATAACGACGTGGAGGCCAGCGCCGAACCGGCGTGA
- a CDS encoding PqiB family protein: MSDLPTPKMRKTTNWSAIWILPLIALAIGAWLAWRAYDQAGIMIQIQFESGEGIQANKTEVIFKGIGVGKVVDLHVNKPTLGVIAMVEMRKEAAEYLSKSTRFWLVKPRVSIAGVTGLETLVSGNYIAIDPVKGEQQKEFVALKEPPPLSDSLPGLHLTLKADRLGSLEQGSPIYYRQIQVGQVKSYRLAEDQKTIEVKVHIEPAYANLVRKHTRFWNASGITLSGSLSGLKLRTESLASIAAGGIAFATPENYADSPPTDPTKPFRLYEDYDAAQAGLSVKVKVSDVSGLTPGSTPVMYNGVEVGTVKSIDMDKDFNGATATLSMDPRTEEFLNSKTEFWMVKPSISLAGITGLEALVKGNYLNVRFASDGEPTRDFVIRPKAPPLNLDSPGLHLVLTTDQLGSLEVGTPILYRQMKVGSVQSYQLSRRDPSRLVIGVHIEPEYAKLVNTSSRFWNISGVTISGGLDGIKLKSESLQTLLAGGIAFDTPDPKAAPITKVRRFALFDSEDDAHLKGQMIELRADTADGLKEGTVLRYKGLEVGRVEQVELSKDLQSVQLKARLTRGADRIARQGTRFWVVGPQVGLSGVSNLGTIVSGQYIEVLPASKTSQAQTSFSLLGGEPNRLLDADGLRLTLSAARRGSLKTGVPVTYREVQVGKVTSFELGETADRVLIHILIEPRYAALVRTGSRFWNTSGVGVDAGLFKGVKVRTESMETILAGGVAFATPNNAEMGSVAKPGQTFALFDEANDEWLDWAPKIPLGKAN; encoded by the coding sequence ATGAGTGACCTCCCAACACCCAAGATGCGCAAGACCACCAACTGGTCGGCTATCTGGATCCTTCCGCTGATTGCCCTGGCGATCGGGGCCTGGCTGGCATGGCGTGCCTACGACCAGGCGGGGATCATGATCCAGATCCAGTTCGAAAGCGGCGAGGGTATCCAGGCCAACAAGACCGAGGTGATCTTCAAGGGGATCGGCGTCGGCAAGGTCGTCGACCTGCACGTTAACAAACCGACGCTGGGCGTGATCGCCATGGTGGAGATGCGCAAGGAGGCCGCCGAGTACCTGAGCAAGAGCACGCGCTTCTGGCTGGTCAAGCCGCGGGTTTCCATCGCCGGCGTCACCGGTCTGGAGACACTGGTCTCGGGCAACTACATCGCGATCGACCCGGTGAAGGGCGAGCAGCAGAAGGAGTTCGTCGCCCTGAAGGAGCCGCCGCCGCTCTCCGACAGCCTGCCAGGCCTGCATCTCACGTTGAAGGCTGATCGCCTGGGCTCGCTGGAGCAGGGCAGTCCGATCTATTACCGGCAGATCCAGGTCGGCCAGGTGAAGAGCTACCGGCTGGCGGAAGACCAGAAGACCATCGAGGTGAAGGTCCACATCGAGCCGGCCTACGCCAACCTGGTGCGTAAACACACGCGTTTCTGGAATGCCAGCGGCATCACCCTTTCTGGCAGCCTGAGCGGCTTGAAGCTGCGTACTGAGTCTCTGGCAAGCATCGCTGCCGGCGGTATCGCCTTCGCCACGCCGGAGAACTATGCCGACAGCCCGCCCACCGACCCGACCAAGCCCTTCCGTCTGTACGAGGATTACGATGCTGCGCAAGCGGGGCTCAGCGTCAAGGTGAAGGTCAGCGATGTCAGCGGCCTGACTCCGGGCAGTACACCGGTGATGTACAACGGTGTTGAAGTCGGTACGGTCAAGAGCATCGACATGGACAAGGACTTCAACGGCGCCACCGCCACCCTGTCCATGGACCCGCGCACCGAAGAGTTCCTCAACAGCAAGACCGAGTTCTGGATGGTCAAGCCGAGCATCTCGCTGGCCGGCATCACCGGCCTCGAGGCCCTGGTGAAGGGCAACTATCTCAATGTGCGCTTTGCCAGCGACGGGGAACCGACCCGTGATTTCGTCATCCGGCCCAAGGCGCCACCGCTGAATCTCGACTCACCGGGTCTGCACCTGGTGCTGACCACGGATCAGCTGGGTTCGCTGGAAGTCGGTACACCCATTCTCTATCGCCAGATGAAGGTCGGCAGCGTGCAGAGCTACCAGCTCTCCCGCCGTGACCCGTCGCGTCTGGTCATCGGTGTGCACATCGAGCCGGAGTACGCCAAGCTGGTGAATACTTCGTCGCGCTTCTGGAATATCAGCGGCGTCACCATCAGTGGCGGCCTGGATGGCATCAAGCTCAAGAGCGAGTCGCTGCAGACCCTGCTCGCCGGCGGTATTGCCTTTGATACGCCCGATCCCAAGGCGGCGCCGATCACCAAGGTGCGTCGCTTCGCCCTGTTCGACAGCGAAGACGATGCTCACCTGAAGGGCCAGATGATCGAGCTGCGTGCCGATACCGCCGACGGTCTGAAGGAAGGTACCGTCCTGCGTTACAAGGGCCTGGAAGTAGGCCGCGTGGAGCAGGTGGAGCTGAGCAAGGACCTGCAGAGCGTACAGTTGAAAGCGCGTCTGACCCGCGGGGCGGATCGTATCGCTCGCCAGGGCACCCGATTCTGGGTAGTGGGGCCGCAGGTCGGTCTGTCCGGTGTCAGCAACCTGGGCACCATCGTCAGCGGTCAGTACATCGAGGTTCTCCCCGCGTCCAAGACCAGCCAGGCGCAGACCAGCTTCAGCCTGCTGGGGGGCGAGCCGAACCGCCTGCTCGATGCCGACGGCCTGCGCCTGACCCTGAGTGCGGCCCGTCGTGGCTCGCTCAAGACCGGCGTCCCGGTGACCTACCGCGAGGTACAGGTCGGCAAGGTGACATCCTTCGAGCTGGGCGAGACGGCTGACCGCGTGCTGATCCACATCCTCATCGAACCGCGCTATGCAGCGCTGGTGCGGACCGGCAGCCGCTTCTGGAACACCAGCGGTGTCGGCGTGGATGCCGGACTGTTCAAGGGCGTGAAAGTGCGCACCGAGTCGATGGAGACCATCCTCGCTGGCGGCGTGGCCTTCGCTACCCCGAACAACGCCGAGATGGGCTCGGTGGCCAAGCCGGGGCAGACCTTCGCGTTGTTCGACGAGGCCAATGACGAATGGCTGGACTGGGCGCCGAAGATCCCGTTGGGCAAGGCGAACTGA
- a CDS encoding paraquat-inducible protein A: MRAIDAGILVCGECHQLNRREEDDETHCSRCGAVVHERTPNSIIRTWALLITAAILYIPANLLPIMTVNFLGNGMPATIMEGVVELINADMIPIAAVVFVASILVPTFKLVGIALLLYSVQRRQPLSALQRNVMYRFIEWIGRWSMLDIFVIAILVTLVNFGNLASIEANLGAAAFASVVVLTMLAAVTFDPRLIWDNTDAEENDE, encoded by the coding sequence ATGCGAGCCATTGATGCGGGGATCTTGGTGTGCGGCGAATGCCACCAACTCAACCGCCGCGAGGAAGATGACGAGACTCACTGCAGCCGCTGTGGTGCCGTGGTGCATGAGCGTACGCCCAACAGCATCATACGGACCTGGGCGCTGCTGATTACGGCGGCGATCCTCTACATCCCTGCGAACCTGCTGCCGATCATGACAGTGAATTTCCTCGGTAATGGGATGCCAGCGACGATCATGGAAGGCGTGGTCGAGCTTATCAATGCGGACATGATACCCATCGCTGCGGTGGTCTTCGTCGCCAGTATCCTGGTACCCACCTTCAAGCTCGTTGGCATTGCGCTGCTACTGTATTCGGTGCAGCGGCGACAGCCGCTTTCCGCTCTGCAACGGAATGTGATGTACCGCTTCATTGAATGGATCGGTCGCTGGTCGATGCTCGACATCTTCGTCATCGCGATCCTGGTGACGCTGGTGAACTTCGGTAACCTGGCCAGCATCGAGGCGAACCTCGGTGCAGCCGCCTTTGCCAGCGTGGTGGTGCTCACCATGCTGGCTGCAGTGACTTTCGATCCCCGGCTGATCTGGGATAACACGGACGCGGAAGAAAACGATGAGTGA
- a CDS encoding paraquat-inducible protein A: MPDIEGHALQDLPLDELMACHECDLLMRREPVPLGHRSVCPRCGYELEIHRPHMVRRALALVLTALFLYIPANFLPIMHITILGQTSMDTVWSGVVGLYHSNMAGVAFLVFLCSMVIPLLKLLCQLFVLVSIRYKALREHGMLLLRGYQHLREWGMLEVYLMGILVSIVKLIGMAELHVSVGLACFVGLLLTQVWLEVTMSHHQVWGELCGEFDDASH, from the coding sequence ATGCCCGACATCGAAGGACATGCCTTGCAGGACCTGCCTCTGGATGAGCTGATGGCTTGCCACGAGTGCGACCTGCTGATGCGTCGCGAGCCCGTTCCCCTAGGGCATCGATCAGTCTGTCCGCGTTGCGGATACGAACTGGAAATCCACCGTCCCCATATGGTTCGCCGCGCCCTGGCGTTGGTACTGACGGCGCTGTTTCTGTACATCCCGGCGAACTTTCTGCCGATCATGCATATCACCATCCTGGGCCAGACCAGCATGGATACCGTGTGGAGCGGCGTCGTAGGCCTGTATCACTCGAATATGGCCGGCGTCGCCTTCCTGGTGTTCCTGTGCAGCATGGTGATTCCACTGCTGAAGCTGCTCTGCCAGTTGTTCGTGCTGGTGTCCATTCGCTACAAGGCGCTGCGCGAGCATGGCATGTTGCTGCTGCGCGGCTACCAGCATCTGCGGGAGTGGGGGATGCTCGAGGTATACCTGATGGGCATCCTCGTCTCGATCGTCAAGCTGATAGGGATGGCGGAGTTGCACGTCAGCGTTGGCCTGGCCTGTTTCGTGGGCTTGCTGCTCACCCAGGTCTGGCTCGAAGTCACGATGTCTCACCACCAGGTCTGGGGCGAGCTGTGCGGGGAGTTCGACGATGCGAGCCATTGA
- the msrQ gene encoding protein-methionine-sulfoxide reductase heme-binding subunit MsrQ, with amino-acid sequence MRYPFWRAGVFLTALVPPLYWLYQAWIFDLGPDPGKALVDRLGQGGLILLLITLTMTPLQKITRWGGWVQVRRQLGLWCFTYIVLHLGAYAVFILGLDWAQLGVELRKRPYIIVGVVAFLGLLSLAITSNRYSMRRLGAGWKKLHRLLYVILGLGLLHMLWVVRSDLERWAIYAAIGLVLLLLRMPPVARRLPLLRGRLAAN; translated from the coding sequence ATGCGCTATCCGTTCTGGCGGGCCGGGGTGTTTCTGACTGCGTTGGTGCCGCCGCTTTATTGGCTGTACCAGGCGTGGATCTTCGATCTTGGCCCGGACCCGGGCAAGGCATTGGTAGACCGGCTGGGGCAGGGAGGTCTGATCCTGTTGCTCATAACCCTGACCATGACTCCCCTGCAGAAGATCACCCGCTGGGGAGGCTGGGTACAGGTCCGTCGACAGCTGGGGCTGTGGTGCTTCACCTATATAGTGCTGCACCTGGGCGCCTATGCCGTCTTCATTCTGGGGCTGGACTGGGCGCAGTTGGGCGTCGAACTGCGCAAGCGTCCCTATATCATCGTCGGGGTCGTTGCCTTCCTCGGCTTGCTCTCCCTGGCGATTACTTCCAACCGCTACAGCATGCGGAGGCTGGGGGCGGGCTGGAAGAAACTGCATCGCCTGCTATATGTCATCCTCGGTCTGGGATTACTGCATATGCTGTGGGTCGTACGCTCCGATCTGGAGCGCTGGGCGATCTATGCAGCCATAGGCTTGGTCCTGCTGCTCTTGCGGATGCCGCCAGTGGCCCGGCGTCTACCGTTGCTGCGGGGCCGCCTGGCGGCTAACTGA
- the msrP gene encoding protein-methionine-sulfoxide reductase catalytic subunit MsrP, with protein MLIKSSRLSDCHESEVTPESLYLSRRHFLGGAMAAAALSGLPRLSLADGGRYADVAEAAAPSWLAEKLSATRWDAVTVKDEAITPFKDATTYNNFYEFGPDKGDPAANAGALKTEPWSVVIDGEVGKPGKYGLEDFIKPYQLEERIYRLRCVEAWSMVIPWIGFPISDLIKRVEPTSKAKYVRFETLVDRKDMPGVQSNFALIDWPYVEGLRMDEAMHPLAILAVGMYGRVLANQNGAPLRLVVPWKYGFKGAKSIVRISFVEEQPKTTWQSLAADEYGFYANVNPTVDHPRWSQARERRLPSGLFSPNVRPTLMFNGYADEVASLYAGMDLRKDY; from the coding sequence ATGCTGATCAAGTCGTCCCGTCTTTCCGATTGCCACGAATCGGAAGTCACTCCTGAATCCCTCTATCTTTCCCGTCGTCACTTTCTCGGTGGTGCGATGGCGGCTGCTGCACTGTCCGGACTGCCCCGTCTGAGCCTTGCCGATGGCGGTCGCTATGCCGATGTGGCTGAAGCGGCTGCTCCTTCCTGGTTGGCGGAGAAGCTGTCGGCTACTCGCTGGGATGCCGTGACGGTGAAAGATGAAGCCATCACGCCATTCAAGGACGCGACCACCTACAACAACTTCTACGAGTTCGGCCCCGACAAGGGCGATCCTGCCGCCAATGCCGGCGCGCTGAAGACCGAGCCGTGGTCAGTGGTGATTGATGGGGAGGTGGGCAAGCCGGGCAAGTATGGGCTCGAAGACTTCATCAAGCCCTATCAGTTGGAGGAGCGAATCTACCGGCTGCGCTGTGTCGAAGCCTGGTCAATGGTCATTCCCTGGATTGGCTTCCCGATATCCGACCTGATCAAGCGAGTGGAGCCGACCAGCAAGGCGAAATACGTACGCTTCGAAACGCTGGTGGATCGCAAGGACATGCCGGGTGTGCAGTCCAACTTCGCCCTGATCGACTGGCCCTATGTGGAAGGGTTGCGTATGGACGAAGCCATGCATCCGTTGGCGATATTGGCAGTCGGCATGTATGGCCGGGTGCTGGCGAACCAGAACGGAGCACCGCTTCGCCTGGTGGTGCCGTGGAAGTACGGGTTCAAGGGGGCCAAGTCCATCGTGCGGATCAGCTTCGTGGAAGAGCAGCCCAAGACCACCTGGCAAAGCCTGGCGGCTGATGAGTACGGTTTCTATGCCAACGTCAATCCGACCGTGGACCATCCTCGCTGGAGTCAGGCGCGCGAGCGGCGCCTGCCCAGTGGACTATTCAGCCCCAATGTTCGTCCTACCCTCATGTTCAACGGCTACGCCGATGAGGTCGCTTCGCTCTATGCAGGCATGGACCTGAGGAAGGATTACTGA